A genomic region of Phragmites australis chromosome 2, lpPhrAust1.1, whole genome shotgun sequence contains the following coding sequences:
- the LOC133899819 gene encoding uncharacterized protein LOC133899819, producing the protein MDQRKHMDALIARAFYSGGICFNFARNPYIQEAFTYACSNDLKGYKMPGYNKLRTTLLKQERAHIDTLLESTKSTWSEKGVTICADGWSDPQRRPLINYVAISGKVAMFLKADNCEGDVKTKEYIAAKLRSVIEEVGRHNVVQVITDNAANCKGAGLLVQAEYNTIFWTPCVVHTLNLALKNICEPKQPKNDEEAFAWSTLEFITNVKTEAQMIKNFIMNHGMRLSIFNEFSHLKLLAIAETRFASVVCMLQRFMEVKRPLQSMVISEQWDHYKDDAQIAAHVKEKILSDVWWGNVEFILKFTQPIYDMIRVADTDTPCLHLIYEMWDSMIEKVKKEIYLWEGNEQNEESNLFSVIHKILIDRWTKGNNPLHCLAHSLNPRYYSKNWLDGGVGRVPPHKDIEVSKMRMDCFKKFFPIQEELTKVKEEYARFSTCSEEFNDHDSIRDRWLCDPMTWWSNHGQYIPLLQSLAIRLISQPASSSCCERNWSTYSFIHSVKRNALTPERAEDLVHVHSNLRHLSRRTDAYKKGESRMWDVGGDSFDSLSGLGILEVASLSLNEPELQAVSFGDVEVDIQENEVESNEDEEA; encoded by the exons ATGGACCAGCGCAAGCACATGGATGCTTTAATTGCAAGAGCATTTTATTCAGGAG ggATCTGttttaattttgcaagaaatccatACATTCAAGAAGCATTTACCTATGCTTGCAGCAATGACTTGAAGGGTTATAAAATGCCGGGGTACAACAAGTTAAGGACTACCCTTCTCAAGCAAGAAAGGGCTCACATTGACACATTATTGGAAAGTACAAAGAGCACATGGAGTGAGAAGGGAGTGACAATTTGTGCTGATGGCTGGTCAGATCCGCAGAGGCGTCCACTCATTAACTATGTTGCAATTTCTGGGAAAGTAGCTATGTTCTTGAAGGCTGATAATTGTGAAGGCGATGTGAAGACAAAAGAATACATTGCTGCCAAGCTGAGGTCTGTTATTGAAGAAGTTGGTCGACATAATGTGGTACAAGTCATCACCGACAATGCTGCAAATTGCAAAGGTGCGGGTCTGCTTGTGCAAGCTGAATATAATACCATATTTTGGACACCATGTGTTGTACACACACTCAATCTTGCTTTGAAGAATATTTGTGAGCCTAAACAGCCGAAAAATGATGAAGAGGCTTTTGCTTGGAGCACACTTGAATTTATAACAAATGTTAAAACTGAAGCTCAAATGATCAAGAATTTCATCATGAACCATGGCATGCGACTTTCAATATTTAATGAGTTTAGCCATTTGAAGTTACTTGCTATTGCTGAAACAAGATTTGCCTCAGTTGTGTGTATGTTACAACGGTTTATGGAGGTAAAGAGGCCTCTTCAAAGCATGGTAATTAGTGAGCAATGGGATCACTACAAAGATGATGCTCAAATTGCTGCTCATGTCAAAGAGAAGATACTTAGTGATGTGTGGTGGGGCAATGTGGAGTTCATTCTCAAATTTACTCAACCTATCTATGATATGATACGTGTTGCAGACACCGACACACCATGTCTTCATCTGATTTATGAGATGTGGGATTCAATGATTGAGAAAGTGAAGAAAGAGATATATCTATGGGAAGGGAATGAACAAAATGAGGAATCTAATTTGTTCTCGGTTATTCATAAGATATTGATTGATAGATGGACAAAAGGCAATAATCCACTCCATTGTTTGGCTCATTCACTTAATCCAAG ATATTATAGCAAAAATTGGCTCGATGGAGGTGTTGGCCGTGTACCCCCACACAAGGATATTGAGGTATCAAAAATGAGGATGGATTGCTTCAAGAAGTTCTTTCCCATACAAGAAGAATTAACAAAAGTGAAAGAAGAATACGCAAGATTCTCAACTTGTTCCGAGGAATTCAATGATCATGATTCAATTCGTGATAGATGGCTTTGTGATCCAATGACTTGGTGGTCAAATCATGGACAATATATTCCTCTATTACAGAGTTTGGCCATTAGATTGATTAGCCAACCAGCCTCATCTTCTTGCTGTGAGAGGAATTGGAGTACTTATAGCTTCATCCATAGTGTTAAAAGAAATGCCTTAACTCCAGAGCGTGCTGAAGATTTGGTCCATGTGCACTCAAATCTGAGACATCTCTCTAGAAGAACAGATGCATACAAAAAAGGAGAATCAAGGATGTGGGATGTGGGAGGAGATTCTTTTGACTCTCTTAGTGGTTTAGGCATTCTTGAAGTGGCTAGCCTTTCTCTCAATGAGCCTGAGTTGCAAGCCGTGTCTTTTGGAGACGTAGAGGTTGATATTCAGGAGAATGAAGTTGAATCCAATGAGGATGAAGAAGCCTAG